In Brachypodium distachyon strain Bd21 chromosome 2, Brachypodium_distachyon_v3.0, whole genome shotgun sequence, one genomic interval encodes:
- the LOC100842125 gene encoding uncharacterized protein LOC100842125 yields the protein MEAEQRDWSSLPEDLLDEILRRLRWSSHPSFASTCRAWRSAVPPFYRAWVTPVLLNTAHVGTTNLRFYSPYFHKNFEIDCTLDAPGAKICCSTGHRLTVCVDHLIMDAQLHTGHIHKLPRFFVRRFHFVVRDRRKVLGLKNTLGMLEITRCIQHGDGKWGHREFWDTDSYRGFFASPVRNPVFHRGLLYVLGEDGRLAVYDERCHDKGFEILDSPMSFGAGLDFENSYLLDSDQGELMAILVGRHGTPVHVVKLNEQTMEWDKVESLEGRTLFTGTLATMIKKTDVKWMHNKVFLPRLYEWPETIHVNLVERGGEFAFVPKSGCVDATVKDGDHTFGAMMCSYELGQNENATEFWWTEKLNYSIWLDFDSATSVLVLS from the coding sequence ATGGAGGCGGAACAACGGGATTGGTCTTCCCTCCCGGAGGACCTTTTGGACGAGATCCTGAGGCGGCTCCGGTGGTCGAGCCACCCGAGCTTCGCGTCGACGTGTAGGGCCTGGCGCTCCGCCGTGCCCCCCTTCTACAGGGCGTGGGTCACCCCGGTGCTGCTCAACACCGCCCACGTCGGAACCACCAACCTCAGGTTCTACAGCCCCTACTTCCACAAGAACTTCGAGATCGACTGCACGCTCGACGCGCCGGGCGCCAAGATCTGCTGCTCCACCGGCCACCGCCTGACCGTCTGCGTGGACCACCTCATAATGGACGCCCAGCTCCACACCGGCCACATCCACAAGCTGCCGCGGTTCTTTGTCAGACGCTTCCACTTCGTTGTCCGTGACCGCCGCAAGGTGTTGGGCCTCAAgaacacgttgggcatgctggAAATCACCCGCTGCATCCAACACGGTGACGGCAAGTGGGGGCACCGGGAGTTCTGGGACACCGACAGCTACAGAGGGTTTTTCGCTTCGCCGGTGCGCAACCCGGTCTTCCACCGGGGCTTGCTCTACGTATTGGGAGAAGATGGGAGGTTGGCGGTGTACGACGAGCGCTGCCACGACAAGGGATTTGAAATCCTCGACAGCCCCATGAGCTTCGGGGCGGGGCTCGATTTTGAAAACAGCTATCTGCTCGACTCTGACCAAGGCGAGCTCATGGCCATCCTCGTAGGCCGTCACGGGACGCCTGTCCATGTCGTCAAGCTCAATGAGCAGACCATGGAGTGGGACAAGGTGGAGAGCCTAGAGGGAAGAACCCTCTTCACTGGCACCCTCGCCACGATGATCAAGAAGACGGACGTCAAGTGGATGCACAACAAAGTCTTCCTGCCGAGGCTCTACGAATGGCCTGAGACAATACATGTCAACCTGGTTGAACGAGGTGGCGAATTCGCCTTTGTGCCCAAGTCTGGATGTGTAGATGCCACGGTGAAAGATGGTGACCATACCTTTGGCGCCATGATGTGCTCGTACGAATTGGGACAGAATGAAAATGCCACGGAGTTTTGGTGGACAGAGAAACTGAATTATAGCATATGGCTTGATTTCGATAGTGCTACCTCCGTactagttttgtcctaa
- the LOC100842740 gene encoding uncharacterized protein LOC100842740, with protein MEDTEPPSVWQDIPDNILLRVAAYLPCRRDRVRLSSVNKHWRRALLGHGEGRPSQLPPMTMPLQLPWIIFPSTEAPSFFCDTDRVSHPLPLPPDVRTARFCGSYDEGWLLLSLDRSHRHALYNLNSGARIPLPSGINIPRRPNNSAARNLPLVVRAAALSSPPSDSKPYIVGAIALVDARWCPAFWFHGSQSWITPGPIGWGRQPLDVMYYRGCFYFITMGEDVVVYWPRCSPSGELEMNRLDYDMYERDDYQMDLGYVRGDGLMKYYLVESRDSVYMAVRYIFDNGGTEYFRVFLLNIMPPAARGLPPRAAWVNLYSLDGRMLLLGRGCSRSFEAAQFDGFEDSIIYFPDDRFILEKTVDRRYYSFTDMGKYSVGIDSLFEPWQPWPPLDRRPARSDNAPPIWWFL; from the coding sequence ATGGAGGATACGGAGCCGCCGTCGGTGTGGCAGGACATCCCCGACAACATCCTCCTCCGCGTCGCCGCCTACCTCCCCTGCCGCCGCGACCGTGTCCGCTTGTCCTCCGTCAACAAGCACTGGCGCCGCGCTCTGCTTGGGCATGGGGAAGGGCGCCCCTCGCAACTTCCGCCGATGACGATGCCGCTCCAGCTCCCGTGGATCATCTTCCCCAGCACCGAGGCGCCCTCCTTCTTCTGCGACACCGACCGCGTGAGCCACCCCCTCCCGCTCCCGCCCGACGTCCGCACGGCGCGCTTCTGCGGCTCCTACGATGAAGGCTggctcctcctctctctcgacAGGAGCCACAGGCACGCTCTCTACAACCTCAACTCCGGGGCCCGCATCCCACTCCCTTCGGGGATCAACATCCCTCGGCGGCCGAACAACTCTGCGGCCAGGAATCTCCCCTTGGTCGTCCGAGCCGCCGCGCTCTCCTCACCGCCATCGGACTCCAAGCCATACATCGTCGGCGCCATCGCCCTCGTCGACGCGAGGTGGTGCCCCGCGTTCTGGTTCCACGGGTCACAGAGCTGGATCACGCCCGGACCCATCGGGTGGGGTCGGCAGCCGCTGGACGTCATGTACTATCGCGGCTGCTTCTATTTCATCACCATGGGCGAGGACGTCGTCGTGTACTGGCCGCGGTGCTCCCCGTCCGGGGAGTTGGAGATGAACCGCCTCGACTACGACATGTATGAGCGCGATGACTACCAAATGGATCTGGGCTACGTGCGAGGCGATGGCTTGATGAAGTACTACCTCGTGGAGTCCAGGGATTCCGTGTACATGGCCGTGAGGTACATCTTCGACAACGGCGGGACGGAATACTTCCGGGTCTTCTTGCTCAACATcatgccgccggcggccaggggCCTGCCCCCCCGTGCTGCCTGGGTGAATCTCTACAGTTTGGATGGCCGGATGCTGCTCCTGGGGCGAGGCTGTTCCAGATCCTTCGAGGCCGCGCAGTTCGATGGGTTCGAGGATTCCATCATCTACTTCCCGGACGACCGCTTCATACTCGAGAAGACGGTGGACAGGAGGTACTACTCCTTCACCGATATGGGCAAGTACTCCGTGGGCATCGACAGCTTATTCGAGCCCTGGCAGCCCTGGCCTCCGCTGGATCGTCGCCCGGCGAGGTCGGACAACGCTCCACCCATTTGGTGGTTCCTTTGA